Proteins encoded together in one Cicer arietinum cultivar CDC Frontier isolate Library 1 chromosome 4, Cicar.CDCFrontier_v2.0, whole genome shotgun sequence window:
- the LOC101504059 gene encoding probable glycosyltransferase At5g03795 codes for MGGDYLSMFQLETKRFLWFIGITFSVILALQYLELPYGNVLLSLFSSDKIPTSQSTISQTIVTNVTIFNESNSTDATKDTMPIIGFVLEPEWPQNKSEKFHESGNDETNIHQEEQNITPLSTHEHKSGRLDPYSPSPENAPTNLAPPFGFKTNVSPNITTAMLSNDDNIANSIKKESFRPSQNGGNIQGKSSSISSNVPKENQESHTQIPEVTTISEMNKLLFQSHASYRSMKPRWFSDVDQELLQARSEIENAPIVKNNQNLYGPIYHNVSMFKRSYELMEENLKVYIYREGARPILHSPFLTGIYASEGWFMKLMEANKRFVTKNPKKAHLFYLPFSSRMLEEVLYVKDSHSHKNLIQYLHAYVDLIAGRYSFWNRTGGADHFLVGCHDWAPSETKLHLANCIRSLCNADVKEGFVFGKDASLPETYVRNAQNPTRDLGGNSGSKRTTLAFFAGSMHGYLRPILLQHWENKDPDMKIFGKLPKSKGNSNYIQYMKSSKYCICAKGYEVNSPRVVEAIFYECVPVIISDNFVPPFFEVLDWESFAVFVLEKDIPNLKNILLSIPEKRYLRLLMRVKKVQQHFLWHKNPVKYDIFHMILHSIWYNRVFSATS; via the exons ATGGGTGGAGATTATTTGTCCATGTTTCAGCTAGAAACAAAGAGATTTCTATGGTTTATTGGCATTACTTTTTCTGTAATCTTAGCTCTTCAGTATCTTGAGCTTCCATATGGCAATGTTCTACTCTCTCTATTCTCTTCTGACAAAATACCAACATCACAAAGCACTATATCTCAAACCATTGTTACCAATGTCACAATTTTCAATGAATCAAACTCTACTGATGCAACTAAGGATACTATGCCAATAATTGGTTTTGTCTTGGAACCAGAATGGCCACAAAACAAATCTGAAAAATTTCATGAATCAGGTAATGATGAAACTAATATACATCAGGAAGAACAAAACATTACACCATTGTCAACACATGAACATAAATCTGGAAGACTAGATCCATATTCTCCTTCTCCTGAGAATGCACCTACGAATTTAGCACCGCCTTTTGGTTTTAAAACAAATGTGAGTCCAAATATAACAACTGCAATGTTATCAAATGATGATAACATAGCTAACTCGATAAAGAAAGAGAGTTTTAGGCCATCACAAAATGGTGGCAATATACAAGGGAAGAGTTCTTCTATCAGCAGCAATGTGCCTAAGGAGAATCAAGAATCTCATACacaaattccagaagttacaaCAATATCTGAAATGAACAAGTTATTGTTTCAAAGCCATGCTTCATATCGTTCTATG aAGCCAAGGTGGTTTTCAGATGTTGATCAAGAGTTACTACAAGCAAGATCAGAGATTGAAAATGCAccaattgtaaaaaataatcaaaatctttaTGGTCCCATTTATCATAATGTTTCAATGTTCAAGAG GAGCTATGAATTAATGGAAGAGAACCTCAAAGTGTATATATACAGAGAAGGAGCTAGACCGATACTGCATTCACCATTTCTCACAGGAATCTATGCTTCTGAAGGGTGGTTCATGAAGCTAATGGAAGCTAATAAAAGATTTGTaacaaaaaatccaaaaaagGCCCACCTGTTTTACTTGCCTTTCAGTTCTAGGATGCTAGAGGAAGTCTTGTATGTAAAGGATTCACATAGCCACAAGAACCTGATTCAATATCTACATGCTTATGTAGACCTGATCGCGGGGAGATATTCATTCTGGAACCGAACCGGAGGGGCTGATCATTTTCTTGTTGGTTGCCATGATTGG GCTCCATCTGAAACAAAGTTGCACCTGGCGAACTGCATAAGGTCCCTCTGCAACGCTGATGTAAAAGAAGGATTTGTCTTCGGTAAAGACGCATCTCTTCCAGAAACATATGTCCGCAACGCTCAAAATCCAACTAGGGATCTTGGAGGCAATTCAGGTTCAAAGAGGACAACATTGGCCTTCTTTGCAGGGAGCATGCATGGTTATTTGAGGCCAATACTTTTGCAGCACTGGGAGAATAAAGATCCCGACATGAAAATCTTTGGAAAACTGCCGAAGTCTAAGGGAAACAGTAACTACATTCAGTACATGAAGAGCAGCAAGTACTGCATTTGTGCAAAAGGGTATGAAGTGAATAGTCCAAGAGTTGTGGAAGCCATTTTCTATGAATGTGTTCCAGTTATTATATCTGACAATTTTGTGCCACCCTTTTTTGAGGTTTTGGATTGGGAATCCTTTGCTGTTTTTGTTTTGGAGAAGGATATtccaaatttgaaaaatatactACTTTCTATTCCAGAAAAGAGGTATCTTAGATTGCTGATGAGGGTCAAAAAGGTTCAACAGCATTTCCTTTGGCACAAGAACCCTGTCAAGTATGATATATTTCATATGATCCTTCATTCTATTTGGTACAATAGAGTCTTCTCTGCCACTAGCTAG